In Spirobacillus cienkowskii, a genomic segment contains:
- a CDS encoding MnmC family methyltransferase gives MLENVYFDKASKYTAEFVLTSDHSFSLRLNHTPQMLTENSIQSDTCLPELMHSTAGAFSETIYVYLPVVKAVIERDLPLHFLSIGLGLGYIEVMIIAYCLSQQKQVASVESFEAVSFLGHYFINYFLEKYVPQKFVYCYNDIIQRNSVYFGVNQETLKSNIKDLILKKKININSKFTENSAVQNPAHGIFFDAFSQISSPELWTQSLFNNIFSKNCSAFDCIFATYASKGILKTQLKNQGFVIHKKQGFFKKRECIFAERQFNKLPMS, from the coding sequence TTGTTAGAGAATGTTTATTTTGATAAGGCATCTAAGTACACAGCAGAATTTGTATTAACGAGTGATCATTCTTTTAGCTTGCGCCTAAATCATACTCCTCAAATGTTAACTGAAAATTCAATACAATCAGACACCTGTTTACCAGAACTGATGCATAGTACAGCAGGAGCTTTTTCAGAAACCATTTATGTTTATCTTCCTGTGGTAAAAGCTGTTATAGAGCGCGACTTGCCTTTGCATTTTTTATCTATTGGTCTTGGATTGGGTTATATCGAAGTGATGATCATTGCTTATTGTTTATCACAACAAAAACAAGTGGCTTCTGTAGAGTCTTTTGAAGCTGTGAGTTTTTTAGGTCATTATTTTATTAATTACTTTTTAGAAAAATATGTGCCGCAAAAGTTTGTATACTGCTATAATGATATAATTCAACGTAATAGTGTTTATTTTGGAGTTAATCAAGAAACTTTAAAAAGTAACATTAAAGATTTAATTTTAAAGAAAAAAATTAATATTAATTCAAAATTTACAGAAAATTCTGCCGTCCAAAATCCTGCGCATGGAATTTTTTTTGATGCATTTAGCCAAATTTCTTCCCCTGAACTTTGGACACAATCTTTGTTTAATAATATTTTTTCAAAAAATTGTAGTGCGTTTGATTGTATATTTGCCACTTATGCTTCTAAAGGTATTTTAAAAACGCAACTAAAAAATCAAGGATTTGTGATTCATAAAAAACAAGGTTTTTTTAAAAAAAGAGAATGTATTTTTGCAGAAAGACAATTTAATAAATTACCGATGTCTTAA
- a CDS encoding RNA polymerase sigma factor — MNNTKYLDSVISVEINWNSLFVFHSKKYWNPMLRFSYSLCHDRSSAEDILQTSLLKSLQAFQKFVTQYCNNISTTNDINNLFLSQDIQHHFKNWLYRIVKNTYLDNHAISKKWNYDSLDEAVINNNLPDANSYHLNSPKLTNNLKEQEQEFYRIALDDNWKSRLSSLNEKQRSVLYLAAENYSYKEISLILDIPIGTVMSNLSRTIKKLRPTANNLE; from the coding sequence ATGAATAATACCAAATATTTAGATTCTGTTATTTCTGTAGAAATCAATTGGAATTCATTATTTGTTTTTCATTCTAAAAAATATTGGAACCCTATGTTACGTTTTAGCTACAGCTTATGTCACGATAGAAGTTCCGCTGAAGATATTTTACAAACTTCATTATTAAAATCTTTGCAAGCATTTCAAAAATTTGTTACTCAGTATTGTAACAATATTTCCACAACAAATGATATTAATAATTTATTTTTAAGCCAAGACATTCAACATCATTTTAAAAACTGGTTATATCGCATTGTAAAAAATACGTATCTTGATAACCATGCAATTTCTAAAAAATGGAATTATGATAGTTTGGATGAAGCAGTAATAAACAATAATCTACCTGATGCAAATTCATATCATTTAAACTCACCAAAATTAACCAATAATTTAAAAGAACAAGAACAAGAATTTTATAGAATAGCTCTTGATGACAACTGGAAAAGTCGCTTAAGCAGTTTAAACGAAAAGCAACGGAGCGTTCTTTATCTTGCTGCAGAAAACTATTCTTACAAAGAAATTTCTTTAATTTTAGACATCCCAATTGGCACAGTAATGAGCAACTTATCTCGTACAATAAAAAAATTAAGACCCACTGCTAACAATTTGGAATAA
- a CDS encoding ribonuclease HII yields MQSYFPNEFFLLNLLSTHHHISKKIIIAIDEVGRGCVAGPVLCCASLWISATEVPFQTQQQQTWLPLIDDSKKLTEKKRNQCFAAILASYQSKPDTFSTSTTHFIPNNPSSLNSSQTQIHWNAAKFLELKQHSQFITEKEMMCVHFALGESSAEEVDSYNIWQAVQLAAARALNLLCQLFKNQSNLTLNFLNDAIILMDGKHFLNVPKDFINIPQITITQADSVFKSVGFSSVIAKVSRDNFMISQDKEYPLFGFSKHKGYGTAKHLSLIKDAGSCPLHRKSFLTNCQKTTLF; encoded by the coding sequence ATGCAATCCTACTTTCCAAATGAGTTTTTCTTATTAAATTTACTTTCTACTCATCATCACATTTCTAAAAAGATAATTATTGCTATCGATGAGGTCGGCAGAGGGTGTGTTGCTGGGCCTGTGTTGTGTTGTGCGAGTCTTTGGATTTCTGCCACCGAAGTTCCGTTTCAAACGCAACAGCAGCAAACATGGCTCCCCTTAATTGATGATAGTAAAAAGTTAACTGAAAAAAAACGTAACCAATGTTTTGCAGCAATTCTTGCTAGTTACCAATCTAAGCCAGATACATTTTCAACTTCAACCACACACTTTATTCCAAATAACCCTAGTAGTTTAAACTCATCACAAACCCAAATTCACTGGAATGCCGCCAAATTTTTAGAATTAAAACAACATTCTCAATTTATAACAGAGAAAGAGATGATGTGTGTTCACTTTGCTTTAGGCGAGTCTTCTGCAGAGGAGGTCGATTCTTACAATATTTGGCAAGCTGTACAACTCGCAGCAGCGCGAGCTTTGAATCTGTTATGTCAATTATTTAAAAATCAATCGAATTTAACTTTAAATTTCTTAAATGACGCAATCATTTTAATGGATGGAAAACATTTTTTAAATGTGCCTAAAGATTTTATAAATATTCCTCAAATCACAATAACCCAAGCAGATAGTGTCTTTAAGAGTGTTGGTTTTTCAAGCGTAATTGCCAAAGTCTCACGAGATAATTTTATGATTTCTCAGGATAAAGAATATCCATTATTTGGTTTTTCAAAACACAAAGGTTATGGCACTGCAAAACATCTCTCATTAATCAAAGACGCTGGCTCCTGTCCACTGCATCGCAAGAGCTTCTTAACAAACTGCCAAAAAACCACCTTATTCTAA
- a CDS encoding DUF1844 domain-containing protein has protein sequence MQEHSLFDILVLSLGNAALVGLGIVPEPDSKTIQKDIESAKYNIELLETLQKKTKGNLTNAEEEMLANLLYDLRLKYVEAKK, from the coding sequence ATGCAGGAACATTCTTTATTTGACATATTAGTTTTATCATTGGGCAATGCAGCTCTTGTGGGGCTTGGAATTGTTCCAGAACCAGACAGTAAAACAATTCAAAAAGATATTGAATCCGCAAAATACAATATTGAACTTTTAGAAACATTACAAAAAAAAACAAAGGGTAACTTAACAAACGCAGAAGAGGAAATGCTTGCAAACTTGCTTTATGACCTACGACTGAAGTATGTTGAAGCAAAGAAATAA
- a CDS encoding HPF/RaiA family ribosome-associated protein: MQVEFQFINFPKSKDIRALVEHKIKECVEKFSNKTTFVRAFFTLDGFEHHVKVSVVSGKINTCVNASANNIALSIDKVVNKLNSSLRRLTKKRIHKRAEFSIVSDQSAYNVTNLRRNKRFVPLNENVFDKYETNYISDFEDLSRKTG; the protein is encoded by the coding sequence ATGCAAGTCGAATTTCAATTTATCAACTTTCCAAAGTCAAAGGATATTCGTGCTTTAGTTGAGCACAAAATTAAGGAATGCGTAGAAAAATTCTCTAATAAAACAACTTTTGTAAGAGCATTTTTCACTCTTGACGGATTTGAGCATCACGTTAAAGTTTCTGTTGTTTCTGGGAAAATTAATACATGCGTTAATGCAAGTGCTAATAATATTGCCCTTTCTATTGACAAAGTCGTAAACAAATTAAACTCGTCATTAAGACGACTCACTAAAAAAAGAATTCACAAACGTGCCGAGTTCTCGATTGTCAGTGATCAATCTGCTTATAATGTAACTAATTTACGCAGGAATAAAAGATTTGTTCCTTTAAATGAAAATGTTTTTGATAAATACGAAACAAATTATATTTCAGATTTTGAAGATCTTTCTCGTAAAACAGGCTAG
- a CDS encoding FecR family protein produces the protein MFKYKYLLYFIIIFALYFQTIRFAWADVNEVGKIENIIGEGIVFDGKNYASIQRNMLIRITDIITTKQKSLIKIIFFDGSDIVLYENSELKIKEYHIIKEENNKSIKSVIDNIKGKVRFFIKPKENAKNDVQLKTSNAVMGIRGTEGYIVTTGAEQTQLVVTKGAVEFSNPSTPNIIQVVNENEWGQVIANAPPPPPEPVTPELIDALEVKLPEGFDTNSLNETEQLFPNTDGGLPVAPPTIPSTPEIKPTPEIQGKSDIKNEMQPSSDNAQAQGKTFDIDPDQLIIGPTFGVGLFQFFTIGIEAKIFKFLGLSINYGGAGDIHFDTFPGLLSYINRNSNENHIYETKLSIQHIKTRVVIYPFFGAFFAGAELGIRHIETNVHATNFSSSNPVEISARYKLNTFYFNPQFGWMWVFDSGFAIGTEFGAQIPLSSNNESFSNVIFAQNPAQLNSILVSSAYNDFLRANKDDIGNYLKTRTLPYWNIIKIGWFF, from the coding sequence ATGTTTAAATATAAATATTTGTTATATTTTATAATAATTTTTGCTTTATATTTTCAAACCATACGGTTTGCTTGGGCAGATGTAAACGAAGTTGGTAAAATTGAAAATATCATTGGCGAAGGAATTGTTTTTGATGGAAAAAATTATGCCTCCATTCAAAGAAACATGTTAATAAGAATTACTGATATAATTACAACTAAACAAAAATCTCTGATTAAAATTATTTTTTTTGATGGCTCAGATATTGTTTTATACGAAAACAGTGAGTTAAAAATTAAAGAATATCATATTATTAAAGAAGAAAATAACAAAAGCATAAAAAGTGTAATTGATAATATTAAAGGAAAAGTTAGATTTTTTATCAAACCAAAAGAAAATGCAAAAAATGACGTACAACTTAAAACTTCTAATGCAGTAATGGGTATTCGTGGTACAGAAGGATATATTGTCACCACAGGAGCCGAACAAACCCAATTGGTTGTCACAAAAGGAGCGGTTGAATTTAGTAACCCAAGCACACCAAATATTATACAGGTTGTGAATGAAAACGAGTGGGGACAAGTGATCGCCAACGCACCACCTCCTCCTCCAGAACCAGTGACTCCAGAACTAATTGATGCATTAGAAGTTAAATTACCAGAAGGTTTTGATACAAATTCTTTAAACGAAACTGAACAGCTATTTCCAAATACAGATGGGGGGTTACCTGTTGCCCCACCAACTATACCTTCAACTCCTGAAATCAAACCAACTCCAGAAATACAAGGAAAATCTGATATTAAAAATGAGATGCAACCTTCCTCAGACAATGCTCAAGCACAAGGAAAGACTTTTGACATTGATCCTGATCAACTGATAATAGGTCCAACGTTTGGCGTAGGTTTATTTCAATTTTTTACTATTGGAATTGAAGCAAAAATTTTTAAATTTTTAGGTTTGAGCATTAACTATGGTGGTGCTGGGGATATTCATTTCGATACATTTCCAGGACTTCTTTCTTATATAAATAGGAACTCCAATGAAAACCATATTTATGAAACTAAACTATCTATTCAACATATAAAAACGAGAGTTGTGATATATCCATTTTTTGGGGCATTTTTTGCAGGTGCAGAACTTGGTATTCGTCATATTGAAACCAATGTTCATGCAACCAATTTCTCTAGTTCAAACCCAGTAGAAATTTCTGCAAGATACAAGCTCAACACATTTTATTTTAATCCTCAATTTGGCTGGATGTGGGTATTTGATTCTGGATTTGCAATTGGCACAGAATTTGGTGCGCAAATACCACTTTCCTCAAACAATGAAAGTTTTTCGAACGTAATATTTGCACAAAACCCCGCTCAACTAAATTCAATCTTAGTGTCTTCAGCTTATAATGATTTTTTACGTGCCAATAAAGACGATATTGGCAATTATTTAAAAACAAGAACGTTACCATATTGGAATATTATTAAAATCGGCTGGTTTTTTTAA
- the greA gene encoding transcription elongation factor GreA produces the protein MSANSNSPIPITAIGHEKLKEELKKLKTIDRPKVISEIAEARALGDLSENAEYHAAREKQGFIEGRIMELEDKLGRVQIIQVGKGKTDRVVFGAVVSLMDVSDDSHGEEKSYKIVGDLEADIKNNAISISSPLAKSLINKTVGDVVAVSLPRGEKYYEVKDIQFAD, from the coding sequence ATGTCAGCTAACTCAAATTCCCCCATTCCAATTACTGCAATTGGACATGAAAAGCTTAAAGAAGAGCTTAAAAAACTAAAAACAATTGATAGACCAAAAGTCATTTCTGAAATTGCAGAAGCACGTGCGCTAGGTGATTTATCAGAAAACGCAGAGTACCATGCTGCCCGCGAAAAACAAGGTTTCATTGAAGGCCGAATTATGGAACTTGAAGACAAACTCGGTAGAGTTCAAATTATTCAAGTTGGTAAAGGAAAAACAGATAGAGTTGTTTTTGGTGCTGTTGTTTCTTTAATGGATGTGAGTGATGATTCACACGGCGAAGAAAAAAGCTACAAAATTGTTGGTGATTTAGAAGCTGATATTAAAAATAATGCCATTTCAATTTCAAGTCCACTTGCAAAATCCCTCATTAACAAAACTGTTGGGGATGTTGTTGCTGTAAGTCTTCCACGTGGAGAAAAATACTATGAAGTCAAAGACATTCAATTTGCTGATTAA
- the rapZ gene encoding RNase adapter RapZ: protein MTTHKKNLIIISGLAGSGKTIAIHALEDLGFYCIDNLPAVLLSSFAAAIQNNHIKSSHIALALDSRDQDNPNAFETIYSALSKICSIQIIYIKASEDIILRRYSETRRQHPLSVNFPSFSLQEVIKLDEKTLEPIKSLAHRVIDTSTMSSKYLRQYIYKHFPINNETKHLRLHFISFGFKHGVPSDLDTLFDVRCFKNPHYESQLREHNGLNSLIKDYVFSDPNVTLFINKVIDLIQFFYPLYLEEGKHHFSIGIGCTGGKHRSVAISEELFKQLCNQFSHVSIEHRHIEEE, encoded by the coding sequence ATGACCACTCATAAAAAAAACTTAATAATAATATCAGGACTCGCTGGTTCGGGAAAAACAATAGCAATTCATGCTTTAGAAGATTTAGGATTTTACTGTATAGACAACTTGCCGGCTGTTTTATTAAGTTCTTTCGCAGCAGCCATTCAAAACAATCACATCAAATCGTCTCATATTGCACTAGCGCTCGATTCTCGCGATCAAGATAACCCTAATGCATTTGAAACCATTTATTCTGCTCTTTCTAAAATTTGCTCTATTCAAATTATTTATATTAAAGCTTCTGAAGATATTATATTAAGACGCTACAGTGAAACCAGAAGACAGCACCCACTCAGTGTAAATTTTCCTTCTTTCTCTCTTCAAGAAGTGATTAAACTTGATGAAAAAACTTTAGAACCTATTAAAAGTCTTGCTCATCGCGTTATAGATACTTCTACTATGTCTTCTAAGTATTTAAGACAATATATTTATAAACATTTCCCAATTAATAATGAAACAAAACATTTAAGACTTCATTTTATTTCTTTTGGTTTCAAACATGGCGTACCCTCAGATTTGGATACGTTATTTGATGTCCGTTGTTTTAAAAATCCGCATTACGAAAGTCAATTGCGAGAACACAATGGTCTCAATTCACTCATTAAAGATTATGTGTTTAGCGATCCGAATGTCACACTCTTTATCAATAAAGTTATAGATTTAATTCAATTTTTTTACCCATTATATCTTGAAGAAGGAAAACATCATTTTTCTATAGGAATCGGCTGTACCGGAGGAAAACATAGGAGCGTTGCAATATCTGAAGAACTTTTTAAGCAACTGTGTAATCAATTTTCTCATGTTTCTATCGAGCATCGTCATATTGAAGAAGAGTAA
- a CDS encoding bifunctional 2',3'-cyclic-nucleotide 2'-phosphodiesterase/3'-nucleotidase: MTTNRCYQLVILETSDLHCNIVPYDYYNDKKSEFFGLAKTATIIKKFKNNCTNTVLVDNGDLIQGNALSDFINRKAPLAENQIHPIIKVMNYLRFDLATVGNHDFNYGLDFLFKVANQANFPFICSNLFHYNKNLKNHLGKSLFPENFILEKKLDNEEIVKIGFIGVAPPQILIWDKHILHHKVAAIDMVLATKQQAKLLKKMGADIVVVLAHSGIFPIKYVTGCENAVCELTKIKEVDVVLSGHAHNVFPGGKVFNNLEKYKIINQTGKINGKPVVMPGALGSHLGVIRLELTKKRDKWKINQSFAEVHNVRDVEPDSHSLALVSEENNKVLSYIRSEVGRSSVHFNSWFSTLQISYASQFIQKTVLEFGKILLKNTKWENLPILCAFAPLNTGSHGSFYINIPKGPLAIKDISNLYPYDNEIKILLTNGDQLKTWLEFGAQIFTQIDVTSSTEINILSPHFPAFNFDCIYGITYEIDITKPYGKRIINLCYNKVPIKSTQKFSVVTNNYRAAGGGNFPNLHKLKSLVETTQLYRDIVIEKVKEQPVINVTLEENWRIHPILSGTKQKIFFESSSDSIPFHPKFLTLLSKDEKLKKAKYLVDITKF, from the coding sequence ATGACAACAAATCGGTGTTACCAATTGGTTATCTTGGAAACATCTGATCTTCATTGTAATATTGTACCGTACGATTATTACAATGATAAAAAATCAGAGTTTTTTGGATTAGCCAAAACTGCAACAATTATAAAAAAATTTAAAAATAATTGTACAAACACCGTTTTAGTTGACAATGGCGACCTTATCCAAGGTAACGCTCTATCCGATTTTATAAATCGTAAAGCCCCGCTTGCAGAAAATCAAATTCATCCAATAATTAAAGTTATGAACTACTTGCGGTTTGATCTTGCAACAGTCGGTAATCATGATTTTAATTATGGATTGGATTTTTTATTTAAAGTTGCAAATCAAGCGAACTTTCCTTTTATTTGTTCTAATTTATTTCACTACAATAAAAATTTAAAAAATCATCTTGGTAAAAGCCTTTTTCCTGAAAATTTTATATTAGAAAAAAAACTTGATAATGAAGAAATTGTAAAAATTGGCTTTATAGGGGTTGCTCCACCGCAAATTTTAATTTGGGACAAACACATACTGCATCACAAAGTAGCCGCCATTGATATGGTGCTGGCAACAAAACAGCAAGCCAAGCTGTTAAAAAAAATGGGCGCAGACATTGTTGTGGTACTTGCTCATAGCGGCATCTTTCCAATTAAATATGTCACGGGCTGCGAAAATGCCGTTTGTGAACTCACTAAAATAAAAGAAGTTGATGTTGTATTATCAGGACATGCACATAATGTTTTTCCTGGCGGTAAGGTTTTTAATAATCTTGAAAAATATAAAATTATTAATCAAACTGGAAAAATTAATGGCAAACCCGTTGTGATGCCTGGTGCATTGGGTAGCCATTTGGGTGTTATTCGATTAGAACTCACAAAAAAGCGTGATAAATGGAAAATTAATCAAAGCTTTGCAGAAGTGCATAACGTCAGAGATGTTGAACCAGACTCTCATTCATTAGCTTTAGTTTCTGAAGAAAATAATAAAGTGTTATCTTATATTCGGTCAGAAGTTGGTAGAAGTAGTGTGCATTTTAATTCATGGTTTTCTACTTTGCAAATTTCTTATGCATCTCAATTTATTCAAAAAACCGTGTTAGAATTTGGAAAAATTTTATTAAAAAATACAAAATGGGAAAACCTTCCAATTTTATGTGCATTTGCGCCTTTAAATACTGGCTCTCACGGAAGTTTTTATATAAATATTCCTAAAGGACCACTTGCAATCAAAGACATTTCTAACTTATACCCATACGACAATGAAATAAAAATATTACTTACAAATGGTGATCAATTAAAAACATGGCTAGAATTTGGCGCGCAAATTTTTACACAAATTGATGTTACTTCTTCAACAGAAATAAATATTTTAAGCCCACATTTTCCCGCATTTAATTTTGATTGTATTTATGGCATAACTTATGAAATAGATATTACAAAACCTTATGGAAAGCGAATTATCAATCTTTGTTACAATAAAGTACCTATTAAATCTACTCAAAAATTTTCAGTAGTAACAAACAATTATCGAGCAGCAGGTGGAGGTAACTTTCCTAATTTACACAAATTAAAATCACTTGTTGAGACAACGCAACTTTATCGAGATATTGTTATTGAAAAAGTAAAAGAACAACCAGTAATTAATGTTACTTTAGAAGAAAATTGGCGTATACATCCTATTTTATCTGGAACAAAACAAAAAATATTTTTTGAAAGCTCAAGTGATTCTATCCCCTTCCATCCTAAATTTTTAACACTACTTTCTAAAGACGAAAAATTAAAAAAAGCCAAATACCTTGTAGACATCACAAAATTTTGA
- a CDS encoding sensor domain-containing diguanylate cyclase — MENQNVYDSRLIEKFEAHRDFTRVFLDAFILINYEQKVLKFNAAFCQIMELRSIDVRRIQSLKEMLSTKLPGSEKSAIEQILESSVPTRIDEVPATNLTNKKELILIMSSYPYSEADGKMLGTCILMRDVTAETNLQSKYKDKSIQSITDPLTGLYTRRYFEEQIDKEFERCRTNNVLPKLAVIMFDLDKFKSVNDTYGHQAGDFVLAETARILRQQSRRSDVLGRYGGEELLVLIFDTTEKGAGTAAEKFRQAIQNNEYIFNGTRIPVTTSVGVTLIKTLDDSKETAVKRADECLYHAKENGRNIVFVDFGSGQMSFQNYIASIANSSVPENGS, encoded by the coding sequence TTGGAAAATCAAAACGTATACGATTCAAGACTAATAGAAAAGTTTGAAGCGCATCGTGATTTTACCAGGGTGTTTTTGGACGCATTTATTTTAATTAATTATGAGCAAAAAGTATTAAAATTTAACGCAGCATTTTGTCAGATAATGGAATTACGTTCAATCGATGTAAGACGTATTCAAAGTTTAAAAGAAATGTTAAGCACCAAATTGCCTGGAAGCGAAAAAAGTGCAATTGAGCAAATTTTAGAATCTTCTGTGCCTACACGAATTGATGAAGTTCCTGCAACTAATCTTACTAATAAAAAAGAACTTATATTGATAATGAGCAGTTATCCGTATAGTGAAGCTGACGGAAAAATGCTAGGGACTTGTATTTTAATGCGTGATGTGACCGCAGAAACGAATTTACAATCTAAGTATAAAGATAAGTCTATACAGTCTATTACTGATCCTCTCACAGGTTTGTATACCCGTAGATATTTTGAAGAACAAATTGATAAAGAGTTTGAGCGTTGTCGCACCAATAATGTTCTTCCAAAACTTGCGGTGATTATGTTTGATCTCGATAAATTTAAGTCTGTAAATGATACCTACGGACATCAAGCAGGAGACTTTGTACTTGCTGAAACAGCGCGTATTCTCAGGCAACAAAGTCGCAGATCCGATGTGCTCGGTCGTTATGGTGGAGAAGAGTTATTGGTGCTAATTTTTGATACTACAGAAAAAGGTGCGGGTACGGCAGCAGAAAAATTTCGACAAGCGATTCAGAATAATGAATATATTTTTAATGGGACACGCATTCCTGTTACAACAAGTGTAGGTGTTACGTTAATTAAAACTTTAGATGATTCAAAAGAAACTGCTGTGAAGCGGGCTGATGAATGCTTATATCATGCCAAAGAAAATGGACGAAATATTGTATTTGTAGATTTTGGTTCAGGTCAGATGTCATTCCAAAATTATATTGCAAGTATTGCAAATTCTTCAGTTCCAGAAAATGGATCTTAA
- the infC gene encoding translation initiation factor IF-3: MRPMGNQQTRNPAQDGPRINERIKAPEVRLISDTGEQVGVLPIRDALLRAEELGLDLVEVSPDAKPPVCRLIDYGKFKYQQSKKAQEAKKKQVVIEVKEINLTPNTDKHDIETKQNHIKRWIAEKARVRVGVKFRGREMSHIDLGYKALQELMSGIEDIVVQESVPRMEGRRLVVTLLPKSEKV, from the coding sequence ATGCGTCCAATGGGAAACCAACAAACTCGTAACCCTGCACAAGATGGCCCAAGAATCAACGAACGCATCAAAGCACCTGAGGTTCGTCTTATATCTGACACCGGCGAACAAGTAGGTGTATTACCCATCCGAGATGCTCTATTAAGAGCCGAAGAGTTAGGGCTAGACTTAGTTGAAGTTTCTCCTGACGCCAAACCCCCTGTGTGTAGGCTAATTGACTATGGTAAATTCAAATACCAACAAAGCAAAAAAGCGCAAGAGGCTAAAAAGAAACAGGTTGTCATAGAAGTCAAAGAAATTAACTTGACACCCAATACCGATAAACATGATATTGAAACAAAACAAAATCATATTAAAAGATGGATTGCCGAAAAAGCGCGTGTTCGTGTTGGAGTTAAATTTAGGGGTCGTGAAATGTCACACATTGATTTGGGCTACAAAGCGCTCCAAGAGCTCATGTCCGGTATCGAAGACATCGTAGTACAGGAATCTGTACCGCGAATGGAAGGACGCCGCCTTGTTGTGACGCTTCTTCCAAAAAGCGAAAAGGTATGA
- a CDS encoding N-acetylmuramic acid 6-phosphate etherase has protein sequence MNTEKRSKKYSNLDLWDNKEVLETILESQLNSICSIKQLISDIDSAVTKATTLLEHGGRLIFAGAGTSGRLAAQESAELYPTYAWPKNKTHYLIAGGDKALSQSVENAEDSIEKGEHDCIKIKPTSKDVVICVAASGRTPYTLGVLRTANQAGALTIGISSLEHAPILNEAKIKLFTNTGSEVIAGSTRMKAGTAQKVILNMITTALMIKLNRTYDGYMVDVVASNEKLQHRAIHIISEICLADSEAAKQALLTCHGNVKLACVYLKCQSKELAEEILSKTSGNLRKSLEKLPEHYKKS, from the coding sequence ATGAATACAGAAAAAAGATCTAAAAAATATAGTAATCTTGATTTATGGGACAATAAAGAAGTTTTAGAAACAATTTTAGAGTCACAACTCAATTCTATTTGTTCTATTAAACAACTTATTTCTGATATTGATTCTGCTGTCACAAAGGCAACGACACTGCTAGAACACGGTGGGCGATTAATTTTTGCTGGAGCAGGAACTTCTGGACGACTTGCAGCTCAAGAAAGTGCCGAATTGTATCCAACTTATGCATGGCCTAAAAATAAAACTCACTATCTTATTGCTGGAGGCGACAAAGCTCTTTCACAATCTGTTGAAAATGCAGAAGATTCTATTGAAAAAGGAGAACATGATTGCATAAAAATTAAGCCAACTTCTAAAGATGTCGTAATTTGTGTTGCGGCGAGCGGTCGAACCCCATACACTCTTGGCGTTTTAAGAACTGCAAACCAAGCTGGTGCATTAACAATCGGTATTTCTTCTTTGGAACACGCCCCAATTCTTAACGAAGCTAAAATTAAACTTTTTACCAACACTGGCTCCGAAGTGATTGCAGGATCTACGCGTATGAAAGCAGGAACCGCGCAAAAAGTTATTTTAAATATGATTACAACAGCTTTAATGATCAAACTCAACAGAACATATGATGGGTATATGGTTGATGTTGTTGCAAGCAACGAGAAACTACAACATCGTGCTATTCATATTATTTCTGAAATCTGCCTAGCAGACTCTGAGGCCGCAAAACAAGCATTATTAACGTGTCATGGCAACGTAAAGCTTGCTTGTGTTTACCTTAAATGCCAATCTAAAGAGTTGGCCGAAGAAATATTATCTAAAACAAGCGGAAATTTAAGAAAATCTCTTGAAAAACTTCCTGAACATTATAAAAAATCATAA
- the trxA gene encoding thioredoxin: MSELVLEVTDKNFKTEVLESNSLVLVDFWAEWCGPCRALAPTVERVAEKHSDTIKVCKINIEENPEITTQFNIRQIPFLAFIKNGQKVAELIGNQPEDAILKQIAQLK; encoded by the coding sequence ATGTCAGAATTAGTATTAGAAGTGACAGATAAAAATTTTAAAACAGAAGTTTTAGAAAGCAATTCCCTTGTATTGGTTGATTTTTGGGCAGAATGGTGCGGACCATGCAGAGCACTCGCACCAACTGTAGAAAGAGTTGCTGAAAAACATTCAGACACTATTAAGGTTTGCAAAATCAATATAGAAGAAAATCCTGAAATCACTACGCAATTTAATATCCGCCAAATTCCTTTTCTGGCGTTTATAAAAAATGGTCAAAAGGTGGCAGAGCTTATTGGCAACCAACCAGAAGATGCTATTTTAAAACAAATTGCTCAACTCAAATAG